A region of the Actinomycetes bacterium genome:
AGGCCCCGGGTCACCGCGTCGAGCGCGACGCCCGCGCCCGTGACGCCCCCGCCGATGACCAGGATGTCAAGCTCGTGGCCCGGTGTGGTGCTCGCCTGGAGAGTCTCGAGGGCCACGCCCCGCGTCTGTGCCGTCAGTGCCGTCGTCTTCACCGTTGTCCTCCTCGCCCCGTGCCCACCAGGTGGGCCACGCGCCACCGACCGGCCCCGGCGGTGGCGTCGAGGTGTCGAGAAAGTGACATTCCTATACTGCTCATGTATTGAATGAGCGCACATATAGAATGCACGTATGTGCAAAAAGGTGCCGTGGTGAACAACGGGGAGCAGGAAGCCCTCCGGGCGGCGACCATGTACTACCTCCAGGACATCAAGATGGAGGCCATCGCCCGGCACCTGCGCACCTCTCGTTCGACCGTCTCCCGGCTCCTCAAGCACGCCCGCGACACGGGACTGGTGGAGATCACCCTGCGCCCGGAGAGCTCCCGGGCGCCCGGGATGGGCCAGAGCA
Encoded here:
- a CDS encoding sugar-binding transcriptional regulator encodes the protein MSAHIECTYVQKGAVVNNGEQEALRAATMYYLQDIKMEAIARHLRTSRSTVSRLLKHARDTGLVEITLRPESSRAPGMGQSISATFGVASYVVPVPDMTNDIDRLEQVARTSAKLFASWFDSDMVMGVAWGTTLAAVGRHLGHKP